From a single Silene latifolia isolate original U9 population chromosome 6, ASM4854445v1, whole genome shotgun sequence genomic region:
- the LOC141658960 gene encoding transcription factor MYB114-like → MAIKGAWTAEEDKKLADYVEKHGAKKWKTMASKAGLNRCGKSCRLRWLNYLRPNIKRGNISSEEQDLILRLHKLLGNRWSLIAGRLPGRTDNEIKNYWNSHLSKRVEEQGRKTEKGAPSAPIMEEESNKVVKSSAMEESREETVESEDTDGLSGFEINGLIDFSSQGNCGMDWVDGFFALDELES, encoded by the exons ATGGCTATCAAGGGGGCGTGGACGGCCGAGGAAGATAAGAAGTTAGCTGACTACGTCGAAAAACATGGTGCTAAGAAGTGGAAAACTATGGCATCTAAAGCTG GATTGAATAGATGCGGGAAGAGTTGCAGGCTAAGATGGTTGAATTACCTTAGACCAAATATTAAGAGGGGTAACATTTCTAGTGAAGAACAAGACTTGATTCTTAGACTTCACAAGCTTCTTGGTAATAG GTGGTCTTTGATAGCGGGAAGACTTCCAGGAAGAACAGATAACGAGATAAAAAATTACTGGAATTCTCATTTGAGCAAAAGAGTTGAGGAACAAGGGAGAAAGACAGAAAAAGGAGCTCCGTCTGCACCAATTATGGAGGAGGAGAGTAATAAGGTTGTAAAATCAAGTGCCATGGAAGAAAGTAGAGAAGAGACAGTAGAAAGTGAGGATACTGATGGACTTAGCGGCTTTGAAATAAATGGTTTAATTGATTTTTCGTCGCAAGGGAATTGTGGTATGGACTGGGTTGATGGTTTCTTTGCTTTAGATGAGCTTGAGTCTTGA